The genomic segment CGATTAATTCTATATTTAATTGGTTTTTATAAAAAATCATAAGGTTTTTTAAATAAGCAAAAAAGAATCCCCTAAACCAAGGACTCTTCTATTCACTTTGATTAAGTATAGCAGAATCAGATAAAAAACAGCAAATTAACAACCCCTCGTTGTGCAGCTCTTTCAATCCTCCATCTCCATATAAAAATCACAAATTAACTTTATTTCCTAAACACCCATATTTCCCGGGCCAGCCGTTGGTCCGGCCGATGATATATATAGGAACCGCGATTATTTAACCAACCGACTGGTGCCTCCTTAGGTAATAAATTTTCTATCTTAAAACCATAACTTTTAACTTTGTCCACCAAAGGCAAAAATATTTTTTCTTCCCTTAGGCGCCAACTAGGCCAAACCATAACCAACCGGGCGCCTGGTTGCAAAGCTGAATATAAAATTTTAAGCGTGGTTGCATAAAATTGCGTTAACTCGACTTGAATATTTTTAAGCTCGGCTGTTGATTCGTGACCGCTTAAGGGCGGACCTAAATAAGGCTCAGTTACTACGGCACCAAAAGTCTGCTGTTTAATAAAATTAGGCAATTGCCGAACATCCACCGCTTGTAATTGCCAAGTAAATAATTTATCGAGGCAATCTTTTTTTAACCACTCTAAATTACTATTAGTTCTGTCTATTCCCCGCTGATCAATATCCGAACCCCACAATTTTAAATAACCCAAACTAGCCGCTTCTTGCAAAACAGTGCCCGAGCCACAAAAAGGATCTAACAAGGCCTGCTGTTTATCCGCCAAAGATAAATTCACCATTAATCTAGCTAATTTAGGTGGCAACATGCCAACTTTAGCTTGCCGGGCCGGCCGGCCGTAATCACGTTTGGACCAGGCGGCAAAATCTTGAACTTTAATAGTCCGACCGATTATTAAACTACCGTCAGCTTGCGGTAAAAAAATAAAATCATAGCCAGTCGGTGGTAATAATTTATTTTTTTCCACTACTACTGAAGATAAATCCGCTTCCCGAGAAACTACCAAACGCGCTCTGGCGCCTGATTGTTTAAATTCCTTCTTTAGGCTAAGTCCAGCTAAATTCAACCATTTAGGCGGCCGACGACCATACCAACTAAAACCAAACAAATAGCTACTGCTAATTATTTTCTTTAAAAAATCTCTAATAACTTTTTCCACTGTCGGCCTATCCCCCGCCACTTTGTCCACATATTCAGCCAACTTAACCGAACCGGCTAAATTATCAAAAAAATCAGCTGGCAAATCCGCCGCCAATAAAACATAAGTCTGGGTTATGGCTAACCAAGTTGCCGATAGATTATTCTTAATTAATTGACTGTTAATCTCCGCCACGCTTAAAACCGGTTCCCGCCCTAAAATAAATATGTATTTAGTCATAATAGACTAAAGTATAACATTATAATAAAAAATACTAAATTTAAAATTCTTTTATTTACTGGCCATTAATAAATTCACCCGGCGAACAGCTTAAAACCCGCTTGTAAATTCTATCCCTCGGCCACCCGGTCGGCCCTTGCCAAACCATTAGCTTTATGATAACATCATTTTAACTTAGCGCTTAATAAGTTTAGCGCTCCATACCTCTAAAATTTAGAGGTCCTAACTGGTTCAAGGGGTTTTACTGGTTAGGGCAAAAAACTTCAGCGTTTTTTATTTTTAAAAAAATAACTTATGAAGCATTACGAACTGATTTATATAATACCCATTAAAGCTGGTAGTGAAGAAGATACAACTGTGGCCGACAAAGTACGCGCCATGCTAAAAGAAGAAGGCGCCACTATTAGCCAAGAAGATTCTTTGGGTAAAAAAAAGCTGGCTTATCCTATTAAAGGGTTAAGGCATGGTAATTATATTTTAGTGGAATTTGATTTAGAGTCAACCAAATTAGCCCGGGTAAATAACTGGTTTAGAATGTCTACTGAAGTATTGCGCAGTCAAATAATCCTTAAACCGCTTAAATCACCGGAACAATTAGCCAGAGAAAAAGCCTTCCAAGAAAAATTAATGAAAATACAAGCTCGAGAAGAAGCCGAAACTAAAGAACCAGCCAAACCGGCTGATTCAGAAAAACCCGCGCCAGCTGTTGAGTCGGTTCCCCGACCTGTTCAATTTGATGACTTGGACAAAAAAATAGAAGAAATTTTAGAACAAGAAATTGTTAAATAATCATTCCTTATAACCACTTTAATGGCTCCAAAGGTTTCTTAAAAAATATTTTAAAAACCCTAAGCCTTTACAAGGTAAAAAAAA from the Patescibacteria group bacterium genome contains:
- the rpsF gene encoding 30S ribosomal protein S6, yielding MKHYELIYIIPIKAGSEEDTTVADKVRAMLKEEGATISQEDSLGKKKLAYPIKGLRHGNYILVEFDLESTKLARVNNWFRMSTEVLRSQIILKPLKSPEQLAREKAFQEKLMKIQAREEAETKEPAKPADSEKPAPAVESVPRPVQFDDLDKKIEEILEQEIVK